The following is a genomic window from Sporocytophaga myxococcoides DSM 11118.
AATTCTGATTTAAAACCGGTAATTTATTCCAATTCCTTTCGCATGAAAACTTACCATAGGTGAAATTGTAAGTTTTTTGGGTAAATGGAAACGGTTGAGATGTGTCAAATAAGCAAGATGAACAGATAATATGCCAATTCCGGCCCCTGCCAGGACATCGGATTGCCAGTGTTTATTATTTAACATTCTACAAACTCCTACTGAAGCAGCAACTGCATATCCGGAAACACCTATCCAAGGGCTTATATCTTTAAACTCCTGATGTAAAATAGCCGCTGCCACAAAAGCGTCAGTTGTATGTCCTGATGGGAAAGACATAAAATCAGATTTATCAGGACGCTCCCTGCCAACTATATTTTTTAATGGGAAAACCATGGCAGAAGCGATTATATTAGACTTGATTATGAGCAGTGCCACATTGAAAAAATCATGCTGTGAAGGGGTTCCCAGTAACTTCAGCAATACATATTGACCATATGGAACATATTTTAAATAATCGTCTGCATCCGTAGAAAAATCAGGGAACAAATGATGAATATCTTTTTTGGCATCTATACTGCTGTATAGACCATGATTTCCTGAGACGGAAACTCCATAACCTACTAAAATTGCAGGTGCTGCAAAATATTTCACCGAATTTTTCTGATACCATTTTTTTTTCAGCACAACTGTGTTTGAATCAGATTGTGCATGTAAACCGAGAGTATTAAATAAAAACAGAAAAACGAATAGATATAAACGCAGGTCCATGCTGAAAACAAATAATTAATTGGTCAGTAACCTTGATTAGCAAATAGCTGAATTGAACTGAAATAGAAACGAGAGTGGTTTAGGAATATTCTTTAAAAACAGGAAAAAGTTAAGTCCAGAAACTCAGAACTTAATCATAAGCCCTAAAGACCAAATGAAAATATTTTTGGTATATGAGAAACTAAATTTTCCATCGTTTCCTTCTGCAAATAAGCTTCTCATATAAGTTACACTGGCAAAAGGGCTCATTCGTTTAGAGTTAAATGCTTTCAACTCCAGACCTGCCAGAGCATATGAAGTACCTGATTTTTGGAAATCATTTGTTTTTTCAAAAGCAATGACATTATCCTTTAAAACAGGATATACCGTATTAGCTGAAACAGCAACATTATAAGCCAACCCGACTACTGGAGCTATTTTTATTTTCTTATAATTCAAATCCATAGATACCTTGGCTGAAATGAGGTTCTGCACAAAATGGTTTTGATAAGAATTGTTCTCCTTGTAAAGCAAAACTTTTTCGCTGTAAGATTGAAAAGAATAACCTATAAGAAAATTAAATCTTTTAATACTGTACCCTAAATCTATTCCTAAATTATAGCTATTCTTTTCCCTGACGCTATAACAGAAGGCTTGCCCCAATACCCCTTCATTACCGGACAAATAATTCTGGAAATATAGATAAGATATATATGGTTTGATATAGAAAAAATGCTCTACTTCTTTATACAGATATTCATCTACAACAAACTGTTGGGAGACGGTAACAGGAGCTTTTTTTATGATAATGGTATCAACTTCGACCCCTTGTTTAAACAGGGTATCTACCTGCGCAAAAACTGATTGGATTGAAAGCAAAAAAGTAAAAAATACAAGTCTCATAAATAGGATGTTATTTAAAAATCTTTTTGGTTTTTACTTTCCTCAATGTATCTGTTTTTATGATTGTATCCTGCTTGTTTAAAGTTATTACAGGCTTGTTCTTTTTAGACTCCTGCAGCGGTGGATTGGGCTGCACTGTTTGTGATTCTAAATTTACTCTAAAGTTTGTTAAAGTATCTGCATTCTGAAATGATGATACAACCGGAACTACTGAATTTTTATCCGCAGAATCTTTCACCTCTATAGAAACAGCAGAAGTGAATTGACCTGATTTATTGATTTGACTGGATCCAGAATGATTACTCGAACTTAAATCTTTATCATTTCCAGCCGTTTTACCAGCAATATTCCACTTCTTTATGGTAATGGTTTCTCCTCCATCCTTTTTTATATTTTCAGTTACCTCTTGCTTAGGTCCAATGAATAGATAAAAAAGAATTAGAGTTATTGAAATTGTAATAAAAATCAAATAATAAATATTAAAAGTACTAGCTCTCCAGGTAGCAAAATTATTCTTTAGGACAATAGGTTTAATTGTCTGCCATTCTCCATCAAAGTCAAAAGATTTCTCTTTCTCCGCATATTTCAGACGGTTCTTAATTAAAATACCTATATCCTTGTGGTCCTCCATGCTTATACTGTATGGTATATTAATACTCTTATTGAATCCTTTAATTTCTTTTTGGACCTATGAAGTAAAGTTCTGCAATTATTTTCACTAATTTTTAATTCCTTGGCAATTTCCTTGTGAGAATAATTTTCAACATAAAACATGTTAAAAATTATATTTTGCGGAGGATCAAGAGACTTTATAAGATTTATTAATTGTTCATAAGAAAGTTTTGACAAAGCTTTTTCATATTCGCTAAAATCTTCGTCTTCGATTTCCTCCGTTTCATTAAAATATTTTTGTAAACTACTCTCTCTGCCTCCTTGTTCTTCTTCGGATTCCAGTTCTATTGATAAATGAAAAAATCCGGAATTGCTTTTTTTTCGGTAAAAAGAAATGGCGGTGTTTACAGTAACTCTTTTCATCCATCCTATTAAAGCCCCTTCATTGCGGAAAGAGTTTATATCTTTAAAAATTTTGATGAAAGCTTCCTGAAAAATATCTTTTGCATCTTCAACACTTTTGGAATACCGGAAAGATAATTTCTTCAACTCAGGACCATATTTTTTAAATAGAGCTTCCTGAGATTTTAAATCCCCTTTCGCACAACCTCTAACGATTTCGTTATCTGATAGCTCCATTAATTAAGTGTTGGAAAACAAAAATATAAATTATATTCCAAAATTTACAAAAAAAACAGATATTGAAGGACTTAATACCCATTTTTGAGTAAAATATGATTATATCAGAAAAGCCTTTCATTTTTCCTGTTTTATTCTTTTTATTTCTACTTGAATCCTCTTGTGA
Proteins encoded in this region:
- a CDS encoding RNA polymerase sigma factor, which encodes MELSDNEIVRGCAKGDLKSQEALFKKYGPELKKLSFRYSKSVEDAKDIFQEAFIKIFKDINSFRNEGALIGWMKRVTVNTAISFYRKKSNSGFFHLSIELESEEEQGGRESSLQKYFNETEEIEDEDFSEYEKALSKLSYEQLINLIKSLDPPQNIIFNMFYVENYSHKEIAKELKISENNCRTLLHRSKKKLKDSIRVLIYHTV
- a CDS encoding phosphatase PAP2 family protein, with protein sequence MDLRLYLFVFLFLFNTLGLHAQSDSNTVVLKKKWYQKNSVKYFAAPAILVGYGVSVSGNHGLYSSIDAKKDIHHLFPDFSTDADDYLKYVPYGQYVLLKLLGTPSQHDFFNVALLIIKSNIIASAMVFPLKNIVGRERPDKSDFMSFPSGHTTDAFVAAAILHQEFKDISPWIGVSGYAVAASVGVCRMLNNKHWQSDVLAGAGIGILSVHLAYLTHLNRFHLPKKLTISPMVSFHAKGIGINYRF